The genomic DNA GGGAGaatccaaaaattaaacaaagaacaaaaaaagaaacagcaaCAAAGGCCAATCtggaaaaataaagaacaaagacCAATGAACTTGTTAAATTAAAGACCTTCGctatctctcatctctctttatatataatcttttcttcttctactttatCTCAAAACCTCTAAAAGTAAAACATGGAGACAACTAAGAAACTCTCTGTCCTCTtctgcttctcttctctcttctgtctCTTATTCACCACTAAACAAGCTATCTCCGAATCCGCCCACATGGCGACTGTCTGCACCAAATCATCCGGAAACACCACTCGCAACACAACTTACAACACAAATCTCAAAACTCTTCTCTCCACTCTTAGCAACCAATCATCATTCGCTAACTACTACAATCTCACGACCGGTCTAGCTTCAGACACAGTCCATGGAATGTTCTTGTGCACAGGAGACGTCAACAGAACAACCTGCAACGCTTGCGTCGAGAAAGCAACAATCGAGATTTCCAAAAACTGTACTAACCATCGAGAAGCAATTATTTACTCTGTAGATTGTTTGGTTCGATACTCAGATAAGTTCTTTCTCTCGACCCTAGAGACAAAGCCTAGTTATTGGTGGTCGTCTGGCGATTTAATACCCAAATCATTTGGTAATTTTGGGCAGAGATTGTCTGACAGAATGTGTTGTAGATATTGTTGCTCTATATTTCTTATATACGTTAATTAGAGTTTAGTCAATATTTGTTTGTCCTATTTTGGTCTTTTCCTCTATAACACTTTAGGTTATATCTCTATCTTTGTATAACTAAGGCTTTTACGCCACATTAATACGAGAACAAGATAAAGCTAATCTCCTTCTTGTCTGAAActtatcatggtatcagagcataaTCTTAGGTTTTCAATTTGATTAACGGTATACAAGCGAACTTCACTGGAAGCTATGGCAGATGCACAAGCGAATACAACACCACCACCGGCTGCAGCTCCGACGAACCATATTGTGACTGAGGTACGACGGACGATCTCGTCGTACGATCTGACGGCAGCAGATAACTCGGGAGCTGTGATCTCTCACCCAATTCTGAAGACTCATAACTATGAGGAGTGGGCATGTGGTTTTAAAACTGCGCTGCGCTCTAGGAAGAAGTTTGGTTTCCTTGATGGAACCATTCCTCAACCACCGGATGATTCACCAGATCTAGAAGACTGGCTGACGATTAATGCTTTATTGGTCTCGTGGATGAAGATGACCATTGATTCAGAGTTGCTGACAAATATCTCCCACCGTGATGTGGCGAGAGACTTGTGGGAACAGATTCGTAAGCGTTTCTCTGTCTCTAATGGACCGAAGAATCAAAAGATGAAGGCGGATCTTGCTACTTGCAAACAAGAGGGCATGACAGTGGAAGGATATTATGGAAAACTCAACAAGATTTGGGATAATATCAACAGTTATCGTCCTCTTCGCATATGTAAATGTGGAAAATGTGTCTGCAATCTTGGAACAGAACAAGAAAAGGATCGAGAGGATGATATGGTTCATCAGTTTCTCTATGGGTTGAATGAAACTAAGTTTCACACCATTCGCTCAAGCTTGACATCACGTGTGCCTCTTCCAGGGCTGGAGGAAGTTTATAACATAGtgagacaagaagaagatatgcTGAACAATAGAGTGatgaaagaagaaagacatgAAGTTACTGCTTTTGCTACTCAATCTCGACCACGATCTGAGGTAAGCACAGAGAAGTATCAGAAGGGAAAACTTTGTAAGCATTGTAATCGTGGAGGTCATTCACCAGAGAATTGTTTTGTTCTAATTGGCTATCCGGAGTGGTGGGGTGATCGACCAAGAGGTCAATCAAATTCTACTGGTTCATTaggtagaggaagaggaaggtTTGGGTCTAGTTTCAATGGAGGACAAACTCGGCCAACTTACGCGAATGCTGTTACAATTGGAACCTCTTCGTCTTCAGAACATGTGAACCGTGTAATCACAGATCAAGACCGAGATGCAGTTAGTGGACTCACAGATGAGCAATGGCGTGGAGTTGTTCAGCTTCTTAATGCTGGAAGACGCGATAACAAGTCCAATGCACATGAAACTCTAACAGGTGCGTGTTCTTCATTCTCCTCTTGGATACTCGATAGCGGCGCATCACACCATATGACTGGAAAacttgatttgttgagtgataTGCGTACTATACCTCCAGTCTTGATTGTGTTAGCTGATGGACATAAGCGAGTAGCTGTCAGTGAAGGAACAGTTAGGCTTGGTTCACATCTGATTCTAAAATCAGTTTTCTATGTCAAGGAGTTAGCATCAGATTTGATCTCTGTTGGGCAAATGATGGATGAGAATCATTGTGTTGTTCAACTTGCTGATCACTTTCTTGTGATACAGGACCGCACTACGAGGATGGTGACTGGAGTTGGTAAAAGAGAGGATGGAAGTTTTTGTTTCCGCAGTATGGAGTGTGTAGCTGTGGTAAAGACGAGTGTGAAGGGCTCTCTGGCATAGGCGGTTGGGACACGCATCGAGCAAGATAATTAGCTTGCTTCCTAGAGATATTTTGTCAAGTAGTGAAGAGATTTCAGATAATGTATGTGATACATGTATGCGAGCTAAGCAAACTCGTGAAACGTTTCCTCTCAGCGGTAATAGAAGTTTGGATAACTTTAATCTTATTCACTGTGACGTTTGGGGATCATACAGAACACCTTCTCATTCTGGTGCTCGATATTTCTTGACTATTGTCGATGATTACTCACGTGGTGTGTGGGTATATCTCATGACGGAAAAAAGTGAAACACAGAAACACTTGCAAGGTTTTATTGCCTTGGTTGAAAGACAATTTAACACTCAGGTCAAAGCAGTGAGGAGTGATAACGGGACTAAGTTTCTGTGTATGCGGgattattttttacaacatgGCATTCATCATGAAACTTCCTGTGTTGGAACTCCGCATCAAAATGGAAGGGTTGAAAGGAAGCATCGACATA from Camelina sativa cultivar DH55 chromosome 2, Cs, whole genome shotgun sequence includes the following:
- the LOC104729948 gene encoding cysteine-rich repeat secretory protein 58-like isoform X2 → METTKKLSVLFCFSSLFCLLFTTKQAISESAHMATVCTKSSGNTTRNTTYNTNLKTLLSTLSNQSSFANYYNLTTGLASDTVHGMFLCTGDVNRTTCNACVEKATIEISKNCTNHREAIIYSVDCLVRYSDKFFLSTLETKPSYWWSSGDLIPKSFGNFGQRLSKQMGEVTVRSSLMSSSFTPYYLMDTTRVDEQYDLESIVQCSPHLDPKNCTTCLKLAFQKLTQCCGDKLWAFIFTPKCMVSFDTYTSSLPPLPPPNRSGSLSIRENKKILGGMVLAVAVSVFALMGL
- the LOC104729948 gene encoding cysteine-rich repeat secretory protein 58-like isoform X1, which translates into the protein METTKKLSVLFCFSSLFCLLFTTKQAISESAHMATVCTKSSGNTTRNTTYNTNLKTLLSTLSNQSSFANYYNLTTGLASDTVHGMFLCTGDVNRTTCNACVEKATIEISKNCTNHREAIIYSVDCLVRYSDKFFLSTLETKPSYWWSSGDLIPKSFGNFGQRLSDRIMGEVTVRSSLMSSSFTPYYLMDTTRVDEQYDLESIVQCSPHLDPKNCTTCLKLAFQKLTQCCGDKLWAFIFTPKCMVSFDTYTSSLPPLPPPNRSGSLSIRENKKILGGMVLAVAVSVFALMGL